Proteins encoded in a region of the Streptomyces sp. NBC_00513 genome:
- a CDS encoding ASCH domain-containing protein — protein MSDPERAMLLSVHPRFATAILAGTKTVEVRRQRVAAPPGTPVLLYATAPTMAIVGMARIVSVQVASPREVWIASRTSAGISRREYDDYMSGATRASGLSLEEPVAFEVPVPLAALRASGSFHPPQSYRYLTGEDLQKLAAATPSRSEALQEALGELVPA, from the coding sequence GTGAGCGATCCGGAGCGCGCGATGCTGCTGTCCGTCCACCCGCGGTTCGCGACGGCGATCCTGGCCGGAACGAAGACGGTGGAAGTGCGCCGTCAGCGCGTTGCCGCTCCTCCCGGGACGCCCGTACTCCTGTACGCGACCGCGCCGACCATGGCCATCGTGGGCATGGCGAGGATCGTCTCGGTGCAGGTGGCCAGCCCGCGTGAGGTCTGGATCGCCAGCCGTACGAGCGCTGGCATCAGCCGTCGAGAGTACGACGACTACATGAGCGGTGCGACCCGGGCCAGTGGCCTCTCGCTGGAGGAGCCGGTTGCCTTCGAGGTGCCGGTTCCTCTGGCGGCTCTCAGGGCCTCCGGATCGTTCCACCCACCGCAGAGCTACAGATACTTGACCGGCGAGGACCTACAGAAGCTGGCTGCGGCGACCCCTTCCAGGAGTGAAGCCCTACAAGAGGCCCTTGGCGAGCTGGTGCCTGCGTAG
- a CDS encoding GNAT family N-acetyltransferase, which translates to MIEVLPVTGEQPDMLGAAIALGNRYTKRLGLLTPPAYRKYADDGGLLVALAGGELVGYALFGLPKRSQHVRLVHLCVAEERRGKGIASRLIAELRRRQGHRLGIRARCRRDYGLSATWSGLGFVPKGEGLGRGGDKETLDTWWLDHGHEDLFAEAQSDALLVVTVDHTVFSGLRGAGAENAVEESRALEAGWLADLVELAYTPQLLLHVQAVEDREQRNHQRAGLSRLRVLTPDAAAVVARQQELITAVGKELPGVALDGDLRARLRYVAETSCAGLQVLVTREPEFVRLADIAWAVARVKVVSPAAVTLQVDELRQAQVYRPADLMGTAFSATEVEHGGEDGLVAFFERDGDGGVAFAEHLKGLSQGGVLWRRELLRDGEGHPVALYVWALDGPTLTVPILRTASHSLEETIARQLLFMLKRIGREREAQVVRITDPSLSRAAMAAAGGDGFVEDENGFTALLVDVCGPAEEVSTAAGQIAARLGSVTPRLDAHVSPEIASVAERVWWPAKLVDTALPSFIAPVKPRWSTELFNVPAMLVPRDDVLGISREHVYYRSPGHRGESVPARILWYVSEGIAGQQGKMVIGCSRLDEVVIGDPDVLFSQFEHLGVYGRAEVRGTAGDSGRVMALRFSDTELFPVQVTHSRLAALAKGLGLRLSLMSLSRISDALFQAVYEEGHRKT; encoded by the coding sequence ATGATCGAAGTTCTGCCGGTGACTGGAGAACAGCCGGACATGCTCGGCGCGGCCATCGCCCTGGGCAACAGGTACACCAAGAGGCTGGGGCTGCTCACGCCGCCCGCGTACCGGAAGTACGCCGACGATGGTGGGTTGCTGGTCGCGTTAGCAGGTGGCGAGCTCGTCGGCTACGCGCTCTTCGGGCTGCCCAAGCGCAGCCAGCACGTTCGTCTCGTGCACCTGTGTGTGGCGGAGGAGCGTCGGGGCAAGGGGATCGCGAGCCGCTTGATCGCAGAGCTCCGCCGTCGCCAAGGACATCGGCTCGGCATTCGGGCCAGGTGCCGGCGGGACTATGGGCTCAGTGCCACGTGGAGCGGTCTCGGCTTCGTTCCGAAGGGTGAGGGCCTGGGACGAGGGGGTGACAAGGAGACCCTCGATACCTGGTGGCTGGACCACGGCCACGAGGATTTGTTCGCCGAAGCGCAGAGCGACGCCCTGCTGGTCGTGACCGTCGACCACACCGTCTTCTCCGGACTTCGAGGCGCGGGCGCTGAGAACGCGGTCGAGGAGTCGCGGGCTCTTGAGGCCGGGTGGCTCGCAGACCTGGTCGAACTCGCCTACACGCCACAGCTCCTCCTCCACGTGCAGGCGGTCGAGGATCGGGAGCAGCGGAACCATCAGCGCGCCGGCCTGTCTAGGCTTCGTGTCCTGACGCCCGACGCCGCCGCAGTGGTCGCCCGCCAGCAGGAGCTGATCACGGCCGTGGGCAAGGAGCTGCCCGGTGTCGCGCTCGATGGCGACCTGCGCGCTCGCCTCCGGTACGTGGCCGAGACCTCCTGTGCCGGCCTGCAAGTGCTGGTGACTCGAGAGCCCGAGTTTGTGCGATTGGCCGACATCGCCTGGGCCGTTGCACGCGTCAAGGTGGTCTCTCCGGCAGCGGTGACGCTTCAGGTGGACGAACTCCGCCAAGCCCAGGTGTACCGACCGGCCGATCTCATGGGCACGGCCTTCTCCGCTACGGAAGTCGAGCACGGTGGTGAAGACGGGCTCGTCGCCTTCTTCGAGCGGGATGGCGACGGAGGGGTAGCGTTCGCGGAGCACCTGAAGGGTCTTTCCCAAGGTGGGGTGCTGTGGCGCAGGGAACTGCTCCGGGACGGCGAAGGACACCCTGTAGCCCTATACGTCTGGGCGTTGGACGGCCCTACCCTGACCGTTCCGATCCTTCGGACCGCGTCGCACTCGCTTGAGGAGACCATCGCCCGACAGTTGCTCTTCATGTTGAAGAGGATCGGCCGGGAGAGGGAGGCCCAAGTCGTACGGATCACCGATCCGTCCCTCTCCCGCGCGGCCATGGCTGCGGCGGGTGGCGACGGCTTCGTCGAGGACGAGAACGGCTTCACCGCGCTCCTCGTCGATGTGTGCGGGCCGGCGGAGGAAGTCTCAACGGCTGCGGGGCAGATCGCGGCTCGACTCGGTAGCGTGACGCCTCGTCTGGACGCCCACGTGTCACCGGAGATCGCGAGCGTCGCCGAGAGGGTCTGGTGGCCGGCGAAGCTCGTCGACACGGCTCTGCCGTCCTTCATCGCTCCCGTCAAGCCGCGCTGGTCCACGGAGCTCTTCAACGTCCCGGCGATGCTCGTGCCGCGCGACGACGTGCTCGGCATCAGCCGTGAGCACGTCTACTACAGGTCCCCGGGTCATCGCGGAGAGAGCGTTCCCGCCCGGATCCTCTGGTACGTCAGCGAGGGGATCGCCGGGCAACAGGGCAAGATGGTGATCGGTTGCTCGCGGCTCGACGAGGTGGTCATCGGCGATCCGGACGTCCTCTTCTCGCAATTCGAACACCTGGGCGTATATGGTCGTGCCGAAGTGCGTGGGACGGCCGGTGATTCGGGCAGGGTCATGGCGCTCCGGTTCTCGGACACGGAGCTGTTTCCCGTACAGGTGACGCATTCGCGATTGGCCGCGCTGGCGAAAGGGCTGGGGCTACGGTTGTCGCTGATGTCGCTGTCGAGGATCAGCGACGCGCTGTTCCAGGCCGTCTACGAAGAGGGGCACCGAAAGACGTGA
- a CDS encoding very short patch repair endonuclease, producing the protein MGTSLNAVATVEQIQPGQTVPDRGAVTESAATSCPGVETKDSRRGVPSPRDANARRVMVAQRNRDTAPELALRRALHSLGFRYRVNMPIPGMPRRRADVTFTRWRTAVFVQGCFWHACQQHLHAPKHNSEWWRQKLEGNVRRDEETDAHLVHLGWLPLRIWEHEGVDDAVGRVTAALATRDHPRALRLGGQGMAK; encoded by the coding sequence ATGGGCACGTCACTGAATGCTGTGGCGACGGTCGAACAGATCCAGCCGGGGCAGACCGTGCCGGACCGCGGGGCGGTTACCGAATCGGCAGCCACTAGTTGTCCGGGAGTGGAGACCAAAGACAGCCGCAGAGGCGTGCCGAGTCCGCGGGACGCGAATGCCAGGAGGGTGATGGTGGCCCAACGCAACCGAGACACTGCTCCAGAACTCGCCTTGCGACGTGCTCTTCATTCCTTGGGCTTCCGCTACCGCGTGAACATGCCCATCCCCGGGATGCCGCGCCGCCGCGCTGACGTCACCTTCACCAGATGGCGAACCGCAGTCTTCGTCCAAGGATGCTTCTGGCACGCGTGCCAGCAGCATCTGCACGCTCCGAAGCACAACTCCGAATGGTGGCGCCAAAAACTCGAAGGCAATGTCCGCCGCGACGAGGAGACCGACGCCCACCTCGTACACCTGGGCTGGCTGCCGCTGCGCATCTGGGAGCACGAAGGCGTGGACGACGCCGTTGGCAGGGTGACTGCGGCACTGGCGACCCGTGACCATCCCCGGGCCCTACGTCTGGGGGGCCAGGGCATGGCCAAGTGA